A single genomic interval of uncultured Sphaerochaeta sp. harbors:
- the mnmA gene encoding tRNA 2-thiouridine(34) synthase MnmA, whose product MKVLVGMSGGIDSSVAAYLLKQQGHEVTGVTMTIWNKRAHLARPLGSTSCFAPDKSEDIKAIKRICEKIGIEHHVLELSDQFEEVVLANFKDEYMEGRTPNPCVWCNAKIKFGAMVDYARESGLVFDKFATGHYARITEENGRYAITRAVDLKKDQSYFLYRLSQAQLAATLFPLGSMTKEEARTIDVEQGFHKVYQEESQDFYDGDYTDLLEVENKRGNIVTQDGKILGTHDGIWHYTIGQRKGLGIAAERPLYVLQLDAQKNEVVVGYVEETLQSTVTADDVVWSSKPSLEGEVEVQAKIRSTGYPTEARAHMNDDGTITAVFSDSVKAATVGQSLVLYDGERILAGGIIKEAF is encoded by the coding sequence ATGAAGGTACTGGTAGGAATGAGTGGAGGAATAGATTCTTCCGTTGCAGCATATCTGCTGAAGCAGCAGGGACATGAGGTTACAGGGGTCACTATGACCATCTGGAACAAACGTGCCCACTTGGCTCGTCCCCTCGGTTCAACCAGTTGTTTCGCTCCCGACAAGAGCGAAGATATCAAGGCGATCAAGCGAATCTGTGAGAAGATAGGTATAGAGCATCATGTGCTTGAGTTGAGTGATCAATTTGAGGAAGTGGTGCTTGCAAACTTCAAGGACGAATACATGGAGGGGCGTACACCGAACCCCTGTGTATGGTGCAATGCCAAGATCAAGTTCGGAGCCATGGTGGATTATGCCAGGGAGAGCGGCCTTGTATTTGACAAGTTTGCCACCGGACACTATGCCCGCATTACAGAAGAAAACGGTCGCTATGCGATAACCAGGGCTGTTGATCTTAAGAAAGATCAGTCTTACTTTCTCTATCGTCTTAGCCAAGCTCAACTCGCTGCCACGCTGTTTCCCCTCGGTTCCATGACCAAGGAAGAAGCACGCACTATTGATGTGGAACAGGGATTCCATAAGGTCTACCAGGAAGAGAGTCAGGATTTCTATGATGGGGATTATACCGATCTTCTGGAAGTGGAGAACAAGCGGGGAAATATTGTCACCCAGGATGGAAAGATTCTTGGAACCCATGACGGTATCTGGCACTACACCATTGGACAGAGAAAGGGGTTGGGTATAGCGGCTGAACGGCCACTCTATGTATTGCAGCTTGACGCACAAAAAAATGAAGTGGTAGTCGGCTATGTAGAGGAGACTCTGCAAAGTACCGTAACAGCTGATGACGTTGTGTGGAGCAGCAAGCCTTCATTGGAGGGAGAAGTGGAGGTGCAGGCCAAAATCCGCTCCACTGGGTATCCCACAGAAGCCAGAGCCCACATGAATGATGATGGTACCATTACAGCTGTGTTCTCGGACTCTGTAAAGGCTGCTACTGTTGGACAATCACTGGTTCTCTATGATGGGGAGAGAATCCTCGCCGGGGGAATCATCAAGGAAGCCTTCTGA
- a CDS encoding 3'-5' exonuclease codes for MNYVALDFETANSYPGGACSVALARFDEEGTLLETYYSLIRPKHPYFDPGMTAVHKLSSDECLAAPEFDKIWEQMRSFIGRDILVAHNAVFDMGVMKAAFEAYDLEAREMSYLCTLIIARKLWPKMHSYKLSYLVDYFDMEYQAHYALDDAIMCGKIMYRLCQGHLNELLDLRRFLITKGIEPKVIEHQRKDADFFL; via the coding sequence GTGAACTATGTAGCATTAGATTTCGAGACGGCGAACAGCTACCCCGGTGGAGCTTGTTCAGTAGCCCTTGCCCGGTTCGATGAAGAAGGTACCCTGCTTGAGACGTATTACTCTTTGATCCGTCCCAAGCATCCGTATTTTGATCCAGGGATGACAGCAGTGCATAAACTCTCCAGTGATGAGTGTCTTGCTGCCCCTGAATTCGACAAGATCTGGGAACAGATGCGTTCATTCATCGGTCGCGATATCCTGGTTGCCCATAATGCAGTCTTTGACATGGGTGTGATGAAAGCTGCATTTGAAGCATATGACCTGGAGGCTAGGGAGATGAGCTATCTGTGCACCCTGATCATTGCACGCAAGCTCTGGCCAAAGATGCATAGTTATAAACTCTCCTATCTGGTTGATTACTTCGATATGGAGTATCAGGCTCACTATGCCCTTGATGATGCAATCATGTGCGGGAAGATCATGTATCGGCTCTGCCAAGGGCATTTGAATGAGCTGCTCGATCTTCGCCGGTTTCTGATCACCAAGGGTATTGAGCCGAAGGTTATTGAGCACCAGAGAAAAGACGCAGATTTTTTCCTATAA
- a CDS encoding L-serine ammonia-lyase, iron-sulfur-dependent, subunit alpha codes for MDKYLKILRKELRPAMGCTEPAASALAGAKAAELLGQVPTSLEICTSRDMVKNAMGVGIPNCSLKGIQAAVALGASGGDSEKGLSILSSLSEEQIEKASAIPVSLVIESGVPSLYIKVTAKAGDDVAIATISGEHDRFSCLQHNTSVLRELAVDACGTELEVEDMQFLGSASLADLLTWVKQAPQEAIDLVLDAKETNIAIARHALDEEYGLSVGRIAAEPIGKEPSSLSEAFSLGSAMAAAASDARMAGCPLPVIINSGSGNQGITLTVPIAVVAAYLKKDDEQLGRALLLSQLIGLGLTARKDRLSALCGAFTASIGTACGLVYLLGGNLEEMDRAFNTMVGNLTGIICDGAKSTCALKIYSCVEAANLACKLAFRGLSPGSESGIVGKSSMESMDFLSRISHEGMEETDKTILSIMLGKQL; via the coding sequence ATGGATAAATACCTCAAAATATTGCGAAAAGAGTTGCGTCCCGCAATGGGATGCACTGAACCCGCAGCCTCAGCTCTCGCTGGTGCAAAGGCTGCGGAACTATTAGGACAGGTACCTACCTCCTTGGAGATTTGTACCAGTCGAGACATGGTCAAGAATGCAATGGGTGTGGGTATCCCTAACTGCTCCCTGAAGGGGATTCAAGCAGCAGTGGCTCTTGGAGCAAGTGGGGGAGACAGTGAGAAGGGGTTGAGTATTCTCAGCAGCCTTAGCGAGGAGCAAATAGAGAAGGCTTCAGCAATTCCAGTCTCTCTTGTTATTGAAAGCGGTGTCCCTTCTCTGTATATCAAGGTTACTGCAAAAGCGGGAGATGATGTTGCCATTGCCACTATCAGTGGGGAGCATGACCGGTTCAGTTGCCTGCAGCATAATACTTCTGTTTTACGCGAACTGGCAGTTGATGCCTGTGGTACAGAACTGGAAGTGGAGGATATGCAATTTCTCGGTTCTGCAAGTCTTGCTGATCTACTCACTTGGGTGAAGCAGGCACCCCAGGAGGCAATCGACCTGGTTCTGGATGCAAAGGAGACCAACATCGCCATTGCACGACATGCTCTCGATGAGGAGTATGGCCTTTCTGTGGGGAGGATTGCTGCTGAGCCGATTGGGAAAGAACCAAGCAGCCTATCAGAGGCGTTCAGCTTGGGCTCAGCGATGGCTGCAGCTGCCAGTGACGCAAGAATGGCTGGATGCCCCTTGCCGGTGATTATCAACAGTGGTAGTGGGAACCAGGGTATCACCTTGACCGTACCTATAGCGGTAGTTGCAGCATATTTAAAGAAAGATGATGAACAGCTTGGAAGGGCTTTATTGCTTAGTCAGCTGATAGGATTGGGTTTGACTGCTAGGAAAGACCGGCTAAGTGCTCTCTGTGGTGCCTTTACAGCCTCCATTGGGACGGCTTGTGGATTGGTGTATTTGCTGGGAGGAAACCTGGAAGAGATGGACCGTGCCTTCAACACCATGGTCGGAAATCTTACTGGGATTATCTGTGATGGGGCCAAGTCCACCTGTGCCCTGAAGATCTATAGTTGTGTGGAAGCGGCAAACCTTGCCTGCAAACTTGCATTCCGCGGTCTTTCCCCAGGAAGTGAGAGCGGAATCGTTGGAAAGTCGAGTATGGAGAGTATGGATTTTCTCTCCAGAATCAGTCATGAAGGGATGGAGGAAACAGACAAAACGATTCTCTCCATCATGTTGGGAAAACAATTGTGA
- a CDS encoding glycerophosphodiester phosphodiesterase — MTDSFFDPMPRVVAHRGDSAHFPENTLSAFLSACTLGVDVIETDVHLSKDRQLVIWHDETLDRNTDGSGRVEDHTLSELKTYDAGYTFTPDNGKTFPFRGKGVQLCTLREALEACPSQRFNIDLKSKDPAIVDTFIEVIHSVQATKRIVAASFHLSNLKLLRKKAPDILTSVTTLEVVPLLALQKLHLLSGKKHSIIFQVPTRQWGIKVVTPSFVKTMHNRGSIIQVWTINEESEMKRLYQMGVDSVMTDKPALAIKVASELGLR; from the coding sequence ATGACTGATTCTTTTTTCGACCCAATGCCTCGGGTGGTAGCCCACCGAGGGGATAGTGCACACTTCCCAGAGAACACACTCAGTGCCTTCCTGAGTGCATGTACATTGGGTGTTGATGTCATCGAGACCGATGTACATCTGAGTAAGGACAGACAGCTTGTCATCTGGCATGATGAGACCTTGGACCGCAATACCGATGGTTCCGGCCGGGTAGAAGATCATACCCTATCTGAACTGAAAACCTACGATGCAGGATATACCTTCACTCCAGACAACGGAAAAACATTTCCCTTCAGGGGAAAAGGGGTGCAACTGTGTACATTGAGAGAGGCCTTGGAGGCGTGTCCAAGCCAGCGATTCAATATTGACCTAAAAAGCAAGGATCCAGCCATCGTCGACACATTCATCGAAGTGATCCACTCAGTGCAGGCCACAAAGCGAATCGTTGCTGCTTCTTTTCACCTCTCAAACCTCAAACTACTGAGGAAAAAAGCTCCCGATATACTGACAAGTGTTACCACCCTTGAGGTGGTACCCCTCTTGGCACTCCAGAAGCTCCACTTACTCTCTGGGAAAAAGCACTCTATTATTTTCCAGGTTCCCACCCGTCAGTGGGGCATCAAGGTGGTCACTCCTTCTTTTGTAAAAACCATGCATAACAGGGGAAGCATCATTCAAGTCTGGACCATCAATGAAGAATCTGAAATGAAGCGTCTCTACCAGATGGGGGTAGATTCTGTAATGACCGATAAACCAGCTTTAGCCATCAAGGTTGCTTCAGAGCTGGGACTACGATAA
- the nagB gene encoding glucosamine-6-phosphate deaminase: MRVIIQNDYENLSLWAARYIASRIREFEPNENRPFVLGLPTGSSPLGTYAELIRLNREGYVSFANVVTFNMDEYVGLPKDHEQSYYTFMWKNFFNHIDIKKENVHILDGNAKDLEAECAAYEDAIAAFGGIELFLGGIGSDGHIAFNEPFSSLSSKTRIKSLTYDTKVMNSRFFDNDMNKVPSQALTVGVKTVTDSKEVIILVNGHAKARALQATIEGGVSQNWTCSALQLHPKAVLVCDEAACGELKLNTYKYFKDIEGDNLSVENMLS; the protein is encoded by the coding sequence ATGCGAGTCATCATCCAAAACGATTATGAGAATCTTTCTCTCTGGGCTGCTCGGTATATTGCAAGCAGGATCAGGGAGTTCGAACCAAATGAGAACCGTCCTTTCGTACTGGGGCTGCCAACCGGATCTTCTCCGCTTGGAACGTATGCTGAGTTGATCAGGCTGAATAGGGAAGGGTATGTCTCATTTGCCAACGTCGTCACCTTCAACATGGACGAATATGTTGGTCTTCCAAAAGACCATGAGCAGAGTTACTACACATTCATGTGGAAAAACTTCTTCAACCATATCGACATCAAGAAAGAGAATGTCCACATCCTTGACGGAAATGCAAAAGATCTGGAGGCAGAGTGTGCTGCCTACGAGGATGCAATCGCTGCATTCGGCGGGATTGAGCTTTTTCTGGGGGGCATAGGTTCTGATGGTCATATTGCATTCAACGAGCCATTCTCTTCCCTCTCCAGCAAGACCAGGATCAAATCACTCACCTACGATACCAAGGTGATGAACAGCAGATTCTTCGACAACGACATGAACAAGGTACCATCCCAAGCTCTTACCGTTGGGGTGAAGACCGTAACAGACAGCAAGGAAGTCATCATCCTGGTGAATGGTCATGCAAAGGCACGTGCCTTGCAGGCAACCATTGAGGGTGGTGTAAGCCAGAACTGGACCTGTAGTGCTCTCCAACTACACCCGAAGGCAGTACTCGTCTGTGATGAAGCAGCCTGTGGGGAATTGAAGCTGAATACCTACAAGTACTTCAAGGATATTGAGGGTGATAATCTTTCAGTAGAGAATATGCTCTCGTAA
- the manA gene encoding mannose-6-phosphate isomerase, class I, producing MDIVQIKGHIKEYDWGNTSFIPALLGVPEDGKAKAELWFGTHPSGDAIVMETNQNLSSFLKGDSEHWFGEDHVESFGDELPLLFKVLAIEKPLSIQVHPDKLQAKAGWEWEEIIRKRLPQELWNYKDPNRKAEVIYALTPITAMCGFRPLGQIIPILKLLLPKAYENHFSYLDESGVDDDEKLARLFKQLYTMNKETLSSLIDEYIASLKAHEELPTSTADGRFLESKGIVLASYVTYPHDPGLFCPFLLNVKHLEKGEALYLAPGTLHAYVMGNGIELMSASDNVLRGGLTNKKVDVKELMKVTEIKGKEVEKVQMLRGTSGRMHLLTPTEEFHLMVLSSGTYEITDRRSIELLFVGEGSAQFISEKEKRPLQKGSCHVVAASLGSYTLQVEGMLFIADVPR from the coding sequence ATGGACATTGTACAAATAAAAGGACATATCAAGGAGTATGACTGGGGAAACACCTCATTCATTCCTGCGCTGTTGGGTGTTCCAGAGGATGGAAAAGCCAAGGCAGAGCTTTGGTTTGGTACCCATCCCTCTGGGGATGCAATCGTGATGGAAACAAACCAGAATCTTTCCTCCTTCCTGAAAGGGGACAGTGAGCATTGGTTCGGAGAGGACCACGTTGAATCCTTTGGGGATGAGTTGCCACTCCTATTCAAGGTTCTGGCAATTGAGAAACCCCTCTCCATTCAGGTTCACCCTGATAAGCTTCAGGCTAAGGCAGGGTGGGAGTGGGAAGAAATTATCCGTAAGCGACTTCCCCAGGAACTCTGGAACTACAAAGACCCCAATCGTAAGGCGGAAGTCATCTATGCACTTACCCCGATTACCGCAATGTGTGGATTTCGTCCCCTGGGTCAAATCATACCCATACTGAAGCTTTTGTTGCCTAAGGCATATGAGAACCATTTCTCTTATCTTGATGAATCAGGGGTTGATGATGATGAGAAGCTTGCCCGGTTGTTCAAGCAACTGTACACCATGAACAAGGAAACGTTGTCTTCGCTGATTGATGAATATATCGCTTCCTTGAAAGCACATGAAGAGTTGCCCACCAGTACCGCTGATGGACGTTTTCTTGAGAGCAAGGGGATCGTTCTTGCAAGCTATGTTACCTATCCCCATGACCCAGGACTATTTTGCCCATTCTTGCTGAACGTTAAACATCTTGAAAAGGGAGAAGCCCTCTATCTTGCACCAGGGACCTTGCATGCCTATGTTATGGGCAATGGCATTGAGCTAATGAGTGCATCGGACAATGTGCTTCGCGGAGGACTTACCAACAAGAAGGTAGATGTCAAGGAATTGATGAAGGTCACAGAGATAAAGGGAAAAGAGGTAGAGAAGGTGCAGATGTTGCGTGGGACCTCAGGGCGAATGCATCTTCTCACTCCTACCGAGGAGTTCCACTTGATGGTCCTGTCCAGTGGAACCTATGAGATTACTGACCGTAGGAGTATCGAGTTACTGTTTGTTGGTGAGGGAAGTGCCCAGTTTATCTCTGAGAAGGAGAAGCGGCCCCTGCAGAAAGGTAGTTGTCATGTGGTAGCAGCCTCTCTTGGCTCCTATACCCTGCAAGTGGAGGGAATGCTGTTTATTGCTGATGTTCCCAGATGA
- a CDS encoding phosphatase PAP2 family protein, whose amino-acid sequence MQESIMLFFLNIENPVLDFLGNLASLLGEQTFVIAVILYIFWNHDKKKGFGLYSSILLSVLAMGILKATVKAPRPFQVLESIQGKRLETATGYSFPSGHTTTGAAFYTALALTFRKRKLSIFCAIMMTLVGLSRLYLGVHWPIDVFAGLLLGVSISFAFYHYLDYLYDDEKRRLRYLIILGTIFAISGAVISILLNFFSADETAFNDLMKILALGGGGYLGFALENKKVQFLTEGTLGKKIGRYLIGLVVVLLIMGSKVIIPESMYAIGGFVRYSLVGLWATGLYPLIGKNLRLFSGAQ is encoded by the coding sequence ATGCAAGAATCCATCATGCTGTTCTTTTTGAATATTGAGAATCCAGTTCTCGACTTCCTGGGCAACCTCGCCTCACTCTTGGGTGAGCAGACCTTCGTCATTGCCGTTATCCTCTATATCTTCTGGAATCATGACAAGAAGAAGGGGTTTGGGCTCTACTCTTCAATTCTACTCTCGGTACTCGCGATGGGTATACTGAAAGCCACGGTCAAGGCACCACGTCCGTTCCAGGTATTGGAATCGATCCAAGGAAAACGACTGGAGACTGCAACCGGTTACTCATTCCCCAGCGGACATACGACAACTGGGGCGGCCTTCTATACTGCCTTGGCACTTACCTTTCGAAAGCGAAAGCTCAGCATCTTCTGTGCAATCATGATGACACTGGTAGGTTTGAGCAGGCTTTACCTGGGGGTGCACTGGCCGATCGACGTATTCGCCGGACTCTTACTAGGTGTATCCATCAGCTTTGCCTTCTACCACTATCTGGACTATCTCTATGATGATGAGAAGAGACGTCTCAGATACCTGATCATCCTAGGAACCATCTTTGCCATAAGCGGAGCGGTAATCAGTATCCTGCTCAATTTCTTTTCCGCTGATGAGACGGCATTCAATGACCTGATGAAGATCCTCGCTCTCGGTGGTGGAGGCTATCTTGGCTTCGCCCTTGAGAACAAGAAGGTCCAATTCTTGACCGAAGGAACATTAGGAAAGAAGATTGGCCGCTATCTTATCGGCTTGGTTGTTGTGCTTCTGATCATGGGCTCCAAGGTAATCATCCCAGAGTCAATGTATGCAATTGGAGGCTTTGTGCGATACAGCCTCGTAGGACTCTGGGCAACCGGCCTTTATCCTCTTATAGGAAAAAATCTGCGTCTTTTCTCTGGTGCTCAATAA
- a CDS encoding transposase, producing the protein MKSITEILGGCQMVFGISYDIQEIFEGYVTNEHRTFIQLLQVIEEFLPACDRPGSLLGRKSYDEMAMIRSCLAKQFFNIATVTSLRNRLLSDPALRQICGFSTVPSEATFSRRYASYAQNRLMEQTLGPLVSSYLGGHIVGHISRDSTAIEAREKATNTKKEVKPKGKRGRPKKGTEPRDKKQSVLEKQLAQSSEQAIGELNTLCSWGCKRNSQGNNNYWKGYKLHLDVTDSGIPISAIVTGANVHDSQAAIPLERMSSERVTHLYSLMDSAYDAKPIKDFIITSGRIPIIDPNKRRKQQRVLSPAEKQRFKIRSTVERSNAHLKDWLIPSKIMVRGPDKVAHCLMTGVLCLAAIKILQYCILPGLQKTA; encoded by the coding sequence ATGAAAAGCATAACAGAAATCCTGGGCGGTTGCCAGATGGTATTCGGCATTTCCTACGACATCCAGGAGATTTTCGAAGGATATGTGACCAACGAGCACCGCACATTCATCCAACTGCTGCAAGTGATCGAGGAATTCCTGCCCGCATGCGACCGCCCCGGTAGCCTGCTCGGACGCAAATCGTATGATGAGATGGCGATGATCCGTTCTTGCTTGGCCAAACAATTCTTCAATATTGCCACGGTCACCTCGCTACGCAACCGATTGCTCAGCGATCCTGCGCTGAGGCAAATATGTGGGTTTTCCACCGTTCCCAGCGAAGCCACCTTCAGCAGAAGATACGCCTCCTATGCCCAGAATCGACTCATGGAACAAACTCTCGGTCCATTGGTATCGTCGTATCTGGGTGGGCACATCGTGGGACACATCAGTCGTGACTCAACGGCGATCGAGGCACGCGAAAAGGCAACCAATACCAAGAAGGAAGTGAAGCCCAAGGGCAAACGTGGCAGACCGAAGAAAGGTACTGAACCGAGGGATAAGAAACAATCCGTTCTGGAGAAGCAACTTGCACAGTCATCCGAACAGGCGATCGGTGAGCTGAACACCTTGTGCAGCTGGGGATGCAAGCGAAACAGCCAGGGCAACAACAATTATTGGAAGGGCTACAAGCTGCATCTGGATGTTACTGACAGCGGCATTCCCATCAGTGCCATCGTCACCGGTGCGAATGTTCATGACAGCCAAGCGGCCATTCCCTTGGAGCGGATGTCCAGTGAACGGGTTACCCATCTGTATTCACTGATGGATAGTGCCTATGATGCGAAACCCATCAAGGATTTCATCATCACAAGTGGCAGGATCCCCATCATCGATCCGAACAAGCGGCGCAAGCAGCAACGCGTTCTCTCTCCCGCTGAGAAGCAACGCTTCAAGATACGCTCCACCGTCGAACGCTCCAATGCCCATCTGAAGGATTGGCTGATCCCCTCGAAGATCATGGTACGGGGACCTGATAAGGTAGCCCATTGCCTGATGACCGGTGTGTTGTGTCTTGCGGCGATCAAGATACTGCAGTATTGCATCCTTCCAGGCTTACAGAAGACAGCGTAG
- a CDS encoding DUF362 domain-containing protein: MEASKVYYTNLRCENGDSRLHKLTRLIKRAGIETIDFKNKFTAIKIHFGEPGNLAFLRPNYAATVVDIVKELGGRPFLTDCNTLYVGGRKHALDHMESAYKNGFMPYATGCHIIIGDGLKGTDETLVPVPGGEYVKEAKVGRALMDADILISLAHFKGHEATGFGGALKNIGMGGGSRAGKMEMHCDGKPQVDQSLCIGCGACIDICAHDAPHITDGLSWIDQDKCVGCGRCIAVCPTDAISNNDSSSNDKLNCKIAEYTHAICHGRPTFHINIVIEVSPNCDCHGENDLAIVPDVGFFASFDPIALDKACADAVNKQPFIPSSALGEREHCHHDHFTDTHPTTSWKVALEHGEKLGLGNMEYELFEVK; this comes from the coding sequence TTGGAAGCTTCCAAAGTCTACTACACAAACTTACGCTGCGAAAATGGAGACTCCCGCTTACATAAGCTCACCAGGCTGATCAAGCGAGCAGGAATTGAGACCATCGACTTCAAGAACAAGTTCACTGCCATCAAGATTCATTTCGGTGAACCTGGCAATTTGGCTTTCTTGAGACCAAACTATGCTGCCACTGTTGTAGATATTGTAAAGGAGTTGGGAGGAAGACCATTCCTTACCGATTGCAACACCCTCTATGTAGGGGGAAGAAAGCATGCACTTGATCATATGGAGAGTGCCTATAAAAACGGGTTTATGCCCTATGCTACCGGGTGCCATATCATCATTGGTGATGGACTGAAGGGAACAGATGAGACATTGGTCCCCGTTCCTGGAGGGGAGTATGTCAAGGAAGCAAAGGTAGGACGTGCCTTGATGGACGCCGATATCCTTATCAGCCTAGCCCACTTCAAGGGTCATGAGGCCACCGGTTTTGGTGGTGCCCTCAAGAATATCGGAATGGGCGGAGGTTCCCGTGCAGGGAAGATGGAGATGCACTGTGATGGAAAACCACAGGTTGACCAGAGTCTTTGCATCGGTTGTGGTGCCTGTATCGATATCTGTGCCCACGATGCTCCGCACATCACCGATGGCCTTTCTTGGATAGACCAGGACAAGTGTGTTGGTTGTGGACGTTGTATTGCGGTCTGCCCCACTGATGCAATCTCAAACAATGACAGTAGCTCCAATGACAAGTTGAACTGCAAGATTGCTGAGTACACCCATGCAATCTGTCATGGTAGACCAACCTTTCATATCAACATCGTCATTGAGGTCTCACCGAATTGTGACTGCCATGGAGAAAATGACCTGGCCATTGTACCGGATGTAGGCTTTTTCGCATCCTTCGACCCTATTGCACTGGATAAGGCCTGTGCGGATGCAGTGAACAAGCAACCGTTCATTCCTTCCTCTGCCCTTGGCGAGAGAGAGCACTGTCATCATGACCACTTCACAGACACCCACCCTACCACTAGCTGGAAAGTAGCCCTGGAGCATGGGGAAAAACTGGGATTGGGAAATATGGAGTATGAATTGTTTGAGGTGAAGTAA
- a CDS encoding RNA methyltransferase, with the protein MDQQTNLDRIQIVLVDTQDGANIGSTCRAMKTMGITHLVLVSDREYDENRVRTLALHASDVWEQAKRFSSLKEALSGSVLSVAATRRRGKFRKHSSLNPTQLAEVVQKTGDGLISIVFGRESDGLTDDEVAMCSQVVTIPTSDQFPSLNLSQAVQIITYCLYDTIKTYPEGANPVTQGRCEEAALKACDALDEIGYFKLGQEKLWTFRFLRDVFVRSALTESEIQKMEKVFVKSARIKAHKNKEQDD; encoded by the coding sequence ATGGACCAACAAACCAATTTGGATAGGATTCAGATCGTACTGGTTGATACACAGGATGGAGCCAATATTGGCTCAACCTGTCGAGCCATGAAGACCATGGGCATTACCCATTTGGTCTTGGTGAGTGATCGTGAATACGATGAGAACCGTGTAAGAACGCTTGCATTACATGCCAGCGATGTCTGGGAGCAAGCGAAACGATTCTCTTCACTCAAGGAGGCACTTTCAGGAAGTGTACTCAGTGTTGCAGCTACAAGAAGAAGAGGAAAGTTTCGTAAGCATAGCTCGCTCAATCCCACCCAATTGGCTGAGGTGGTACAGAAGACCGGTGACGGTCTTATCTCAATCGTCTTCGGACGAGAGTCCGACGGACTTACTGATGATGAGGTGGCAATGTGCAGTCAGGTGGTAACCATACCAACCAGCGACCAGTTTCCCTCTCTTAATCTATCTCAAGCGGTCCAAATCATCACCTACTGTCTTTACGATACCATCAAGACATACCCTGAGGGGGCAAACCCTGTAACACAAGGCCGTTGTGAGGAAGCAGCGCTTAAAGCGTGTGATGCGCTCGATGAGATCGGGTACTTCAAACTAGGCCAGGAGAAACTCTGGACCTTCCGCTTCCTTCGCGATGTATTTGTACGCTCTGCTCTCACTGAAAGTGAAATACAGAAGATGGAAAAGGTCTTTGTGAAATCTGCCAGGATCAAGGCCCATAAGAACAAGGAGCAAGATGACTGA